A stretch of Rhododendron vialii isolate Sample 1 chromosome 4a, ASM3025357v1 DNA encodes these proteins:
- the LOC131323540 gene encoding G-type lectin S-receptor-like serine/threonine-protein kinase B120, translating to MTIKFFAHPIFLLIFSFPLFANALTDTILQGQLVTASTTITSSGKEFVLGFFSPGNENSTTSSYLGIWYKRASKKTVVWVANRDNPLTDSTVVLTIAADGNLVIVVGRVSYMLSNISSRGNTSATLWDSGNLVLNDRRSGDILWQSFDYPTDTLLPGMKVGHDKRNGKTWSMLAWKSKEDPGHGVFSFEHDPQGTSQFFILKEFQKYWTSGTWNGKIFTQIPEMAVNYMYDSIYVSNGNESYFTYSMKNPLVTVRFVLDKSGQLQLLLMNETTGEWDMYWAQPREQCDVYGYCGAFGACNRRATAFCQCFRGFQPNSAGNWNAGDMSRGCVRKAPLQCSNYSEVSEQQKDQFLRMSNVRLPDNSIVLSKVRSVGDCESACFSNCSCTAYAYDGNDECSIWREELMNVLQLTDNDPEGRDFYLRLSASESLSEGKDSRIKRWKWIILALAVPIALLAAVSFFYCLRKRKSQNKGEDLVLFDIGTSTGAANCKLNEAVKSRTGKKKDVDLPLFSFASVSAATDNFSDANKLGEGGFGPVYKGKLLKGYEVAVKRLSRKSGQGLEELQNEAMLIAKLQHNNLVRLLGCCIEKDEKILIYECMPNKSLDFFLFDPIRYGILNWELRVNIIEGIAQGLLYLHQYSRLRIIHRDLKASNILLDKDMNPKISDFGMARIFEGNGSHATNRIVGTYGYMSPEYASEGLFSIKSDVFSFGVLLLEILSGKRSTGFYNSDSLNLLGYAWDLWKSGRGEGIKDPILPDIPSTNMLRRYVNIALLCVEESAADRPTMSNVVSMLSNEQALLPSPKQPAFSATRSAPDRYSTNQLEICSVNEVTISILEAR from the exons ATGACAATAAAATTTTTTGCTCATCCTATTTTCTTGTTGATCTTTTCATTTCCGCTATTTGCCAATGCCTTGACAGATACAATCTTACAGGGACAGTTGGTCACAGCCTCAACTACCATCACATCTTCTGGCAAGGAATTTGTGCTGGGATTCTTTAGTCCTGGGAATGAGAACTCCACAACAAGCAGTTATCTGGGTATTTGGTACAAAAGAGCTTCGAAAAAAACTGTTGTTTGGGTAGCCAACAGGGATAACCCTCTCACAGATTCCACCGTGGTTCTCACGATAGCTGCAGATGGAAACCTGGTGATAGTGGTGGGAAGAGTTTCTTACATGCTGTCTAACATATCATCAAGGGGAAACACTAGTGCTACCCTTTGGGATTCAGGAAATCTGGTTTTGAACGACAGGAGATCTGGTGATATACTATGGCAGAGCTTTGACTACCCTACAGATACTCTCTTGCCGGGAATGAAGGTTggtcatgacaagagaaatggAAAAACTTGGTCTATGTTGGCCTGGAAAAGCAAGGAAGACCCAGGCCATGGAGTTTTCTCTTTCGAACATGATCCTCAAGGGACAAGCCAGTTTTTCATCCTAAAAGAGTTTCAAAAGTATTGGACTAGTGGGACGTGGAATGGAAAGATTTTCACTCAGATTCCCGAAATGGCTGTGAACTATATGTACGACAGCATCTACGTTTCCAATGGGAATGAGAGTTATTTCACTTACTCTATGAAAAATCCTTTGGTGACTGTCAGATTTGTGTTGGATAAATCGGGGCAACTTCAGTTGCTTTTAATGAATGAAACGACAGGTGAATGGGACATGTATTGGGCTCAACCTAGGGAGCAGTGTGACGTTTACGGTTACTGCGGAGCTTTTGGTGCCTGCAATCGAAGAGCTACTGCATTTTGCCAGTGTTTTCGCGGTTTTCAGCCCAATTCTGCGGGCAATTGGAATGCAGGCGACATGTCTAGAGGGTGCGTGAGGAAAGCGCCTTTGCAGTGCAGCAATTATAGTGAAGTTAGTGAACAACAGAAAGACCAGTTCCTTAGGATGTCTAACGTAAGATTGCCTGACAATTCAATAGTACTCTCGAAAGTTAGAAGTGTTGGGGACTGTGAATCGGCTTGCTTTAGTAACTGCTCATGCACTGCTTATGCATATGACGGCAATGATGAGTGTTCCATATGGCGTGAGGAGCTCATGAATGTGCTACAGCTGACAGACAATGACCCTGAAGGAAGAGATTTCTATCTAAGACTTTCTGCTTCTGAGTCTCTTAGCGAGGGCAAGG ATTCAAGAATCAAGAGGTGGAAGTGGATTATTCTGGCCCTTGCAGTTCCCATAGCGCTGCTGGCTGCCGTTAGCTTCTTTTATTGCTTGAGGAAGCGAAAGTCACAGAACAAAG GAGAGGATTTGGTGTTATTTGATATTGGCACAAGCACAGGAGCTGCCAATTGTAAACTAAATGAAGCTGTCAAGAGTCGTACCGGTAAAAAGAAGGACGTTGATTTGCCATTGTTTAGTTTTGCTAGTGTATCTGCTGCAACTGATAACTTCTCTGATGCAAATAAGCTCGGAGAGGGTGGTTTTGGACCTGTTTACAAG GGGAAGCTGCTAAAGGGGTATGAGGTGGCTGTGAAAAGGCTTTCAAGAAAGTCCGGACAAGGATTGGAAGAACTACAAAACGAGGCAATGCTCATAGCAAAACTCCAACACAACAATCTTGTGAGACTTTTGGGCTGCTGCATTGAgaaagatgaaaagattttgatCTATGAATGCATGCCCAATAAAAGCTTggatttcttcctttttg ATCCAATCAGATACGGGATACTTAACTGGGAGTTACGTGTTAACATCATTGAAGGAATTGCTCAAGGGCTTCTCTATCTTCATCAGTATTCTAGATTACGAATTATCCACAGAGATTTGAAAGCTAGTAATATTCTCTTGGATAAAGATATGAACCCCAAAATATCTGATTTTGGGATGGCaagaatttttgagggaaatGGATCGCATGCGACAAATCGAATTGTTGGTACTTA TGGCTACATGTCACCAGAATACGCCTCAGAAGGTctcttctcaatcaaatcggATGTCTTTAGCTTTGGAGTCTTGTTGCTAGAGATTTTGAGTGGCAAAAGAAGTACAGGCTTTTACAATAGTGACTCCCTTAATCTTCTTGGATAT GCATGGGACTTGTGGAAGAGCGGTAGGGGAGAGGGCATAAAGGATCCAATATTACCAGATATACCTTCTACAAATATGCTGCGGAGATACGTAAATATAGCGCTGCTTTGCGTCGAAGAAAGTGCTGCCGATAGGCCTACCATGTCGAATGTCGTATCGATGCTTAGCAATGAACAAGCGCTTCTACCCTCTCCTAAACAACCTGCTTTTTCAGCTACCAGAAGTGCGCCAGATCGATATTCAACCAATCAATTGGAAATTTGTTCAGTGAACGAAGTGACAATCTCAATTTTGGAAGCTCGATAA
- the LOC131322632 gene encoding uncharacterized protein LOC131322632: MTNFAHPVFLLIFSFLLFANALTDTILQGQSLTTSTSITSSGNKFELGFFTPGQENSTKNSYLGVWYKRVLKKTVVWVANRDNPFTDSTAVLTIAADGNLVIGVGRVSYMLSNISSSGNTSATLLESGNLVLNDRRSGDILWQSFDYPTDTLLPGMKVGCDKRNGKTWSLLAWKSKEDPGPGVFSFELDPQGTSQFFILKEFQTAKQKKGFQKYWTTGTWNGQVFTLVPEMAMNYFYSSIYVSNENESYYTCSMKNPLVTFRLVMDMSGQLQVLTTRDEGEWDMLWAQPWAQCDVYAYCGAFGTCNQRATLFCQCFPGFQPNSVGSWKAGNMSGGCVRKAPLQCGNDIVANGQKDQFQRISKVTLPDNSIVLSQVRSAGDCQSACFSNCSCSAYAYDSSNGCSIWREELLNVKQLKDDDANGRDFFLKLAASEFLSEAKDSRIKRWKWIIVALALSMALLAAVSFFYCLWRRKSQNKGEDLVLFDLGTGIGAANCKLNEAGKSHTGKKKEDDLPLFSFTSVSAATDNFSDANKLGQGGFGPVYKGKLQKGHEVAVKRLSRKSGQGLEELQNEAMLTAKLQHQNLVRILGCCIEKDEKILIYEYMPNKSLDFFLFDPIKYGILNWEVRVNIIEGIAQGLLYLHLYSRLRIIHRDLKASNILLDRDMNPKISDFGMARIFGGNRSQATDRIVGTYGYMSPEYASDGLFSIKSDVFSFGVLLLEILSGKKNTGFYNRDSLNLLGYAWDLWKSGRGEGIKDPVLQDISSTNMLLRYVNIALLCVQESAADRPTMTDIVSMLSNELVLLASPKQPAFSASRSVPDQNSSKRLEIYSINDVTVSILESYFEGEEWSIIVGPLTALIRLKTNKGLQLKGRLKTNKGPQMNEIGVTGGSPEATVYVPGSLYLEAPQSIDKSIPEFNVQNSLWELSARIHDPATQTHRTPNLGIEDLEGPTLLPFIELHHRQSTHQLSQKFSVTTFRRMCDHSHVGSCWIPSASHHPSSSLFSSCQVYDFPQYTIWVLFLESESQILVANTNNSRMTMKNLAHPIFFLIFSFPLLANALTDTILQGEMVTASTTITSSRNEFELGFFSPGNENSRRSSYLGIWYKRVSKRTVVWVANRDYPLADSSAVLTIAADGNLVIREGSFSDMLSNISSSGNTSATLLDTGNLVLIDRRSGDILWQSFDYPTDTLLPGMKVGYDKRNGKTWSMLAWKSKEDPAPGVFSFELDPEGTSQFFILKEFQKSEQRKGFQKYWTSGTWNGQIFTQIPEMAVNYIGYATYISNDNESYFNYSLKIPSATIRLMLDISGQLQVLSWDETIGEWNKIWAQPRELGDVNERKDQFLRISNVSLPANSIVLSQARSVGDCESACFSNCSCSAYTYDGSHGCSIWGIELLNVQLIHDDPEGRDFYLRLAASEFLSECKDSRTKRWKWIILALAVPMALLATISFFYCLWRRKSQNKGEDSGEDLMLFDIGTSTGAADCKCRSRTGKKKEVDLPLFSFASVSAATDDFSDANKLGEGGFGPVYKGKLVTGYEVAVKRLSRKSGQGLEELQNEAMLIAKLQHNNLVRLLGCCIEKDEKILIYENMPNKSLDFFLFDPIKHGILSWELRVKIVEGIAQGLLYLHQYSRLRIIHRDLKASNILLDEDMNPKISDFGMARIFEGNGSHATNRIVGTYGYMSPEYASEGLFSIKSDVFSFGVLLLEILSGKRSTGFYNSDSLNVLGYAWDLWKSGKGEGIKDPILPEIPSANMLLRYVNIALLCVQESAADRPTMLNVVSMLNNEQVLLPSPKQPAFSATRSAPYRYSTNQLQICSMNDVTISILEAR; encoded by the exons ATGACAAATTTTGCTCATCCTGTTTTCTTGTTGATCTTTTCGTTTTTGCTATTTGCCAATGCCTTAACAGATACAATCTTACAAGGGCAGTCACTCACAACCTCAACCAGTATCACATCCTCTGGCAATAAATTTGAGTTGGGATTCTTTACTCCTGGGCAAGAGAACTCCACAAAAAACAGTTATTTGGGTGTTTGGTACAAAAGAGTGCTGAAAAAAACTGTTGTTTGGGTAGCCAACAGGGATAACCCCTTCACAGATTCCACCGCGGTTCTTACAATAGCCGCAGATGGAAACCTGGTGATAGGGGTGGGAAGAGTTTCTTACATGCTGTCTAACATATCATCAAGTGGAAACACTAGTGCTACCCTTTTGGAATCAGGAAATCTGGTTTTGAACGACAGGAGATCTGGTGATATACTATGGCAGAGCTTTGACTACCCTACCGATACTCTCTTGCCCGGAATGAAGGTTGGTTGTGACAAGAGAAATGGAAAAACTTGGTCTCTGTTGGCCTGGAAAAGCAAGGAAGACCCAGGCCCTGGAGTTTTCTCTTTCGAACTTGATCCTCAAGGGACAAGCCAGTTTTTCATCCTAAAAGAGTTTCAAACGGCCAAGCAAAAAAAGGGGTTTCAAAAGTATTGGACTACTGGAACGTGGAACGGACAGGTTTTCACTCTGGTTCCCGAAATGGCCATGAACTATTTTTACAGCAGCATCTATGTTTCAAATGAAAATGAGAGTTATTACACTTGCTCTATGAAAAATCCTTTGGTGACTTTTAGATTGGTGATGGATATGTCAGGGCAACTTCAGGTGCTTACAACAAGGGATGAAGGTGAATGGGACATGCTTTGGGCTCAACCGTGGGCGCAGTGTGACGTTTACGCATACTGTGGAGCTTTTGGTACCTGCAATCAAAGAGCTACTCTGTTTTGCCAGTGTTTTCCCGGTTTTCAACCCAATTCTGTAGGAAGTTGGAAGGCTGGCAACATGTCTGGAGGGTGCGTGAGGAAAGCGCCTTTGCAGTGTGGCAATGATATTGTAGCTAATGGACAAAAAGACCAGTTCCAGAGGATATCTAAAGTAACACTGCCAGACAATTCAATAGTACTCTCGCAAGTTAGAAGTGCTGGGGACTGTCAGTCGGCATGCTTTAGTAACTGCTCATGCTCCGCTTATGCTTATGACAGCAGTAACGGGTGTTCCATATGGCGCGAGGAGCTCTTAAATGTGAAACAACTGAAAGATGATGACGCTAATGGAagagatttctttttaaaacttGCTGCTTCTGAGTTTCTTAGTGAGGCCAAGG ATTCAAGAATCAAGAGGTGGAAATGGATTATTGTAGCCCTTGCACTTTCCATGGCGCTGCTGGCTGCAGTTAGCTTCTTTTATTGCTTGTGGAGGCGAAAGTCGCAAAACAAAG GGGAGGATTTGGTGTTATTTGATCTTGGCACAGGCATTGGAGCTGCCAATTGTAAACTGAATGAAGCTGGCAAGAGTCATACCGGTAAAAAGAAGGAAGATGATTTGCCGTTGTTTAGCTTCACTAGTGTATCTGCTGCCACTGATAACTTCTCTGATGCAAATAAGCTCGGACAGGGTGGTTTTGGACCTGTTTACAAG GGGAAGCTACAGAAGGGGCATGAGGTGGCCGTGAAAAGGCTTTCAAGAAAGTCTGGACAAGGATTGGAGGAACTACAAAACGAGGCAATGCTCACAGCAAAACTTCAACACCAAAACCTTGTCAGAATATTGGGCTGCTGCATTGAgaaagatgaaaagattttgatCTATGAATACATGCCCAATAAAAGCTTGGATTTCTTCCTTTTCG ATCCAATCAAATATGGGATACTTAACTGGGAGGTACGTGTTAACATCATCGAGGGAATTGCTCAAGGGCTTCTCTATCTTCATCTATATTCCAGGTTACGAATTATCCACAGAGATTTGAAAGCTAGCAATATTCTATTGGATAGAGATATGAACCCCAAAATATCTGATTTTGGGATGGCAAGGATTTTTGGGGGAAATCGTTCACAAGCAACAGATCGTATTGTTGGCACTTA CGGCTACATGTCACCGGAATACGCCTCGGACGGTCTCTTCTCAATCAAATCCGATGTCTTTAGCTTTGGAGTCTTGTTGCTAGAGATTTTGAGtggcaaaaaaaatacaggCTTTTATAATAGAGACTCCCTTAATCTTCTTGGATAT GCATGGGACTTGTGGAAGAGTGGTAGGGGAGAGGGCATAAAGGATCCAGTATTACAAGACATATCTTCTACAAATATGCTGCTGAGATATGTAAATATAGCTCTGCTTTGCGTCCAAGAAAGTGCTGCCGATAGGCCTACCATGACGGATATCGTTTCGATGCTTAGCAATGAACTCGTGCTTCTAGCCTCTCCTAAACAACCTGCTTTTTCAGCTAGTAGAAGTGTGCCAGATCAAAACTCAAGCAAACGATTGGAGATTTATTCAATAAACGATGTGACAGTCTCGATTTTGGAA TCATATTTTGAGGGGGAGGAATGGAGCATTATTGTGGGCCCTTTGACTGCCCTTATACGGCTGAAGACTAATAAAGGGCTCCAGTTGAAAGGTCGGCTGAAGACTAATAAAGGGCCCCA GATGAATGAAATCGGGGTTACAGGAGGGTCTCCCGAGGCAACCGTGTATGTCCCGGGTTCGTTGTATCTGGAagcaccacaatcaatagac AAATCAATTCCAGAATTCAATGTGCAGAATTCATTGTGGGAGTTATCAGCAAGG ATTCATGATCCTGCCACCCAAACTCACCGCACCCCAAATTTGGGAATAGAGGATCTTGAGGGGCCCACATTGCTCCCTTTTATCGAGTTGCATCACCG ACAAAGCACCCACCAACTGAGCCAGAAATTCTCTGTCACCACCTTTCGTCGCATGTGTGATCATTCTCATGTGGGGTCATGTTGGATTCCTTCTGCAAGCCACCATCCGTCTTCATCTCTGTTCTCATCTTGTCAAGTTTATGACTTTCCCCAATATACTATATGGGTCTTGTTTCTTG AATCTGAGTCTCAAATTCTAGTTGCTAACACCAATAATTCAAGGATGACAATGAAAAATCTCGCTCatcctattttctttttgatcttTTCATTTCCGCTATTAGCCAATGCCTTGACAGATACAATCTTACAAGGAGAGATGGTCACAGCCTCAACTACCATCACATCTTCGCGCAATGAATTTGAGTTGGGATTCTTCAGTCCTGGGAATGAGAACTCCAGAAGAAGCAGTTATCTGGGTATTTGGTACAAAAGAGTTTCGAAAAGAACCGTTGTTTGGGTAGCCAACAGGGATTACCCTCTCGCAGATTCCTCTGCGGTTCTCACCATAGCCGCGGATGGAAACTTGGTGATACGGGAGGGAAGTTTTTCTGACATGCTGTCTAACATATCATCAAGTGGAAACACTAGTGCCACCCTTTTGGATACAGGAAATCTGGTTTTGATCGACAGGAGATCTGGTGATATACTATGGCAGAGCTTTGACTACCCTACAGATACTCTCTTGCCTGGAATGAAGGTTGGTTATGATAAGAGAAATGGGAAAACTTGGTCTATGTTGGCCTGGAAAAGCAAGGAAGACCCAGCCCCTGGAGTTTTCTCTTTCGAACTTGATCCTGAAGGGACCAGCCAGTTTTTCATCCTAAAAGAGTTTCAGAAGTCCGAGCAAAGAAAAGGATTTCAGAAGTATTGGACTAGTGGGACGTGGAACGGACAAATTTTCACTCAGATTCCTGAAATGGCCGTGAACTATATCGGCTACGCCACTTACATATCCAATGACAATGAGAGTTATTTCAATTACTCTCTGAAAATTCCTTCAGCAACTATTAGATTGATGTTGGATATATCAGGGCAACTTCAGGTGCTTTCATGGGATGAAACGATAGGTGAGTGGAACAAGATTTGGGCTCAACCGAGGGAGCTGGGTGACGTTAATGAACGGAAAGACCAGTTCCTTCGGATATCTAACGTAAGTTTGCCTGCCAATTCCATTGTACTCTCGCAAGCTAGAAGTGTTGGAGACTGTGAATCGGCTTGCTTTAGTAACTGCTCATGCTCTGCTTATACTTATGACGGCAGTCATGGGTGTTCCATATGGGGCATCGAGCTCTTGAATGTACAGCTGATACACGATGACCCTGAAGGAAGAGATTTCTATCTAAGGCTTGCTGCTTCTGAGTTTCTTAGCGAGTGCAAGG ATTCAAGAACCAAGAGGTGGAAATGGATTATTCTAGCCCTTGCAGTTCCCATGGCGCTACTGGCTACCATTAGCTTCTTTTATTGCTTGTGGAGGAGAAAGTCGCAAAACAAAG GGGAGGATTCAGGGGAGGATTTGATGTTATTTGATATCGGCACAAGCACTGGAGCTGCCGATTGTAAATGCAGGAGTCGTACCGGTAAAAAGAAGGAAGTTGATTTGCCATTGTTCAGTTTTGCCAGTGTGTCTGCTGCCACTGATGACTTCTCTGATGCAAATAAGCTCGGAGAGGGTGGTTTTGGACCTGTTTACAAG GGGAAGCTGGTAACGGGATATGAGGTGGCTGTGAAAAGGCTTTCAAGAAAGTCCGGACAAGGACTGGAAGAATTACAAAACGAGGCAATGCTCATAGCAAAACTCCAACACAACAATCTTGTGAGACTCTTGGGCTGCTGCATTGAgaaagatgaaaagattttgatCTATGAAAACATGCCCAATAAAAGCTTggatttcttcctttttg ATCCAATAAAACACGGGATACTTAGCTGGGAATTACGTGTTAAAATTGTCGAAGGAATTGCTCAAGGGCTTCTCTATCTTCATCAGTATTCCAGGTTACGAATTATCCACAGAGATTTGAAAGCTAGCAATATTCTCTTAGATGAAGATATGAACCCCAAAATATCTGATTTTGGGATGGCaagaatttttgagggaaatGGATCACATGCAACAAATCGAATTGTTGGTACTTA CGGCTACATGTCACCAGAATATGCCTCGGAAGGtctattctcaatcaaatcggATGTCTTTAGCTTTGGAGTTTTGTTGCTAGAGATTTTGAGTGGCAAAAGAAGTACAGGCTTTTACAATAGTGACTCCCTTAATGTTCTTGGATAT GCATGGGACTTATGGAAGAGCGGTAAGGGAGAGGGCATAAAGGATCCAATATTACCAGAAATACCTTCTGCAAATATGCTGCTGAGATATGTCAATATAGCACTGCTTTGCGTCCAAGAAAGTGCTGCCGATAGGCCTACCATGTTGAATGTCGTATCGATGCTTAACAATGAACAAGTGCTTCTACCCTCTCCTAAACAACCTGCTTTTTCAGCTACTAGAAGTGCGCCATATCGATATTCAACCAATCAATTACAAATTTGTTCAATGAACGATGTGACAATCTCAATTTTGGAAGCTCGATAA